Below is a genomic region from Patescibacteria group bacterium.
AAACTTGAGCGATTAAAAAGGTATGGCGGAAAATTTGAAGTGCGGGTTATTCCCGAAGAAAAGTTTTTGATTATTGAGAGATAAATACTCGGTTTATATTTTATGAATAATATAAATAAAAAAATTTATAAAATTTTATTAACCGGCGGTGGGACCGGCGGGTCGGTGGCGCCGCTTTTGGCCGTGGTGGAGGAGTTGAAAAATCAAGACGTCGGACGTCTTGAAAGACGTCCGACGTCTGGGGATTTTGAATTTTTCTGGCTGGGTACGAAATTCGGTCCGGAACGTGAGATGGTGGAAAAGGCTGGTATTAAGTTTAAGGCGATAAGCGGCGGAAAATGGCGCAGATATTTTTCTTTGAAAAATTTAGTTGATATTATTAAAATTAAACTGGGTTTTTTTCAGGCGTTATTCATCATGCTGAAATCACGGCCGGATTTGGTAATGAGCGCCGGCAGTTTTATTAGTGTGCCCGTGATCTGGGCGGCTTGGCTCCTCGGCGTGCCGGTTTTAATCCATCAGCAAGACATAATTCCCGGCTTGGCCAATAAGCTGATGGCGCCGTTTGCTAAAGCTATAACCGTAACTTTTGAAAAATCTTTAGCCGATTACGGGAAAAAAGCGGTGTGGATCGGCAATCCGACTAGAAAAAATTTTCAATTTTCCCTGCACAAGGCAGGACAAGCAATTTTCAATTTTCAATTAAATGCTAATTTGCCTGTTGTATTAATTGTGGGTGGCGGAACTGGAGCGGAAGCAATTAATAATCTAGCGTTCGAAAGCCTAGATGAATTTACGAAGTTTTGCCAGATTATTCACATAACAGGCAAAGACAAGGGGGTATTGAATGATAATATTGCGAATTACAAAAAATACGAATTTCTTGACGCCGAAAAAATGGCGGGCGTACTGAATGCGGCGGATTTGGTGGTGACGCGCGCCGGGCTGGGGTTTTTATCCGAGTTGTCTTATTTAGGCAAGCCGTCTATAATTATTCCCATGCCGGATTCGCATCAGGAAGCCAACGCCGAGTTTTTTAAAAGTAAAAAAGCCGCGATTGTGGTTGATCAGAAATATTTAACCGCCGAAAGCTTTACCCACATGATAAAAGATCTGCTGTCTGATGAAAAATTGCGCGGCCGGCTGGCGGTAAACATGAAAAACGCCATGAAACAAGGGGCGAGCGAGGAAATGGTAAAAATTATTAAAAGTTTGTTTAAATAAAAATTAATTGTCATTGCGAGGAGTCTCGTACTCGAGACGACGCGGCAATCTTTGGTTAAGTTCCGAGTACGTGAGATTGCCTGCCTACCGGTAGGCAGGCTTCGCTCCCTCCGGTCGCTCGCAATGACAAACTGTAGTAGTTTATGAAAAATTGCGATTTAATTATCAAAGGAAAATATATTCTGCCCATGGATGATAAATTATCCGTCATAAAAGACGGTTTTGTTGCCGTGTCAAAAAATAAAATATCGGCCGTGGGCGCGGTTGCGGAAATGAAAGATTTTAAGACCAAAGAAATAATTGACGCCGGCAATTCCATTATCATGCCCGGCTTGATAAATACCCATACGCACGCGGCCATGACTTATTTTCGCGGGCTGGCCGACGATTTGCCTTTGGATATTTGGTTGAATAAGCATATTTGGCCGGCCGAGGCTAAATATGTTAACGCTGAATTCGTCAAACAGGCCGGCGAGCTGGCTTGCTTGGAAATGCTGAAAGCCGGCGTGACAAGCTATAATGATATGTATTTTTTCGGCCAAGCCATGGCCGAGCCGGCCGAGAAGTCTAACCTAAGAGCTTTAATCGGTA
It encodes:
- the murG gene encoding undecaprenyldiphospho-muramoylpentapeptide beta-N-acetylglucosaminyltransferase produces the protein MNNINKKIYKILLTGGGTGGSVAPLLAVVEELKNQDVGRLERRPTSGDFEFFWLGTKFGPEREMVEKAGIKFKAISGGKWRRYFSLKNLVDIIKIKLGFFQALFIMLKSRPDLVMSAGSFISVPVIWAAWLLGVPVLIHQQDIIPGLANKLMAPFAKAITVTFEKSLADYGKKAVWIGNPTRKNFQFSLHKAGQAIFNFQLNANLPVVLIVGGGTGAEAINNLAFESLDEFTKFCQIIHITGKDKGVLNDNIANYKKYEFLDAEKMAGVLNAADLVVTRAGLGFLSELSYLGKPSIIIPMPDSHQEANAEFFKSKKAAIVVDQKYLTAESFTHMIKDLLSDEKLRGRLAVNMKNAMKQGASEEMVKIIKSLFK